The nucleotide sequence CGTAAAGCAGGCCGCCATTGCTCCAGAGGGCATTCTGACCGCGCAGCATGGCGGCGCCGGTCTGAGCGCCGAAATGGCGGTCGTAGAGCTCGCCGTAATTGCCGACCGCCCGGATGGCGTCGCTCATGAAGCTGCGCGAGAGGTCGAGAGGCGCGCCGAAATCTCCCTCTACGCCAAGCAGGCGGCGAACCGCGGCCGTGCGGGCGGCCGAGAGGGAATCAATGTTGAGGCTGGTCACCCCGACTTCTTCGGCATTGATCAGCGCGAACACAGTCCAGCGAATGATGTTGAACCACTGGTCATCGCCCTGACGGATCACCGGGCCGAGCATTTCCTTGGAGATACGCTCGGGCAGAACACGGTGTTGGGGCGGATCGGGGAGATCGCGGCGAATGGCCTGAAGCTGACGGCCCGGGGCCGACACGACCTGGCAGAGCCCGGCGCGATAGGCGACCGCCAAATCGGCCACGTCCTCGTAGACCACTTCCTGGAAACCGGTCTGGTTGGCGAAGAAGAAATCATCGAGAGCCTTGAGCTCGCCGAAACTGTCGGCGACGCAGATGCTGACATTGTCCAACTCATAAGCCGATACAACGCCGAGCGACTGCGGCACAAGAAACGCCTGGCCATCGAAAAAACTCGTGGTGACATAGCGCGCGCCATAGCGGGTGTCGCGGCCTGCAGTCCAGGCGCCGTTGCGCATGAGCACATCGACAGTGCCCGTCTGGAGCGGCGCAAATCGCGCCTCACCGCGATAGGAGCGGAATTCGATAAGGTCGGGATTGGAAAAGATCGCTGCCGCCAGCGCTCGGCAGAGGTCGACGTCGAAGCCGGACCAGCGCCCGTCGGCATCCTGCTGGGCGAACCCTGCGAGGGAGCTGCTCGAGCCGCAGATGAGAAAACCGCGTTCGCGCACGGCGTCCAGCGTCTGGGCCGTGGCCGGGAGGCTCGCCAGGCCGACGAAGGCCGTCAGCGCACAGAGCAATGGCTTCAAAAAATGTCTCACGACGCCAACTTCTTTTGCAACAGCTTGGCATATTGGCAGGCGGGAGGAAGGGGTCAAGCGGCAGGCGCGCCTGACCCCAGGAGTTTATGCCAGAACGACTTAGT is from Devosia sp. SD17-2 and encodes:
- a CDS encoding transporter substrate-binding domain-containing protein, with the protein product MRHFLKPLLCALTAFVGLASLPATAQTLDAVRERGFLICGSSSSLAGFAQQDADGRWSGFDVDLCRALAAAIFSNPDLIEFRSYRGEARFAPLQTGTVDVLMRNGAWTAGRDTRYGARYVTTSFFDGQAFLVPQSLGVVSAYELDNVSICVADSFGELKALDDFFFANQTGFQEVVYEDVADLAVAYRAGLCQVVSAPGRQLQAIRRDLPDPPQHRVLPERISKEMLGPVIRQGDDQWFNIIRWTVFALINAEEVGVTSLNIDSLSAARTAAVRRLLGVEGDFGAPLDLSRSFMSDAIRAVGNYGELYDRHFGAQTGAAMLRGQNALWSNGGLLYAPPIR